A single Drosophila gunungcola strain Sukarami unplaced genomic scaffold, Dgunungcola_SK_2 000091F, whole genome shotgun sequence DNA region contains:
- the LOC128265049 gene encoding protein strawberry notch isoform X2 has protein sequence MTSKKRKTLLDGDDDDDNFDEDDSGSDFDDDEDPDQIEVPGGGRDLNTAVTYAQNIRSGVGVVTKGATPIPISGAKIVIGNNNIKPISLLRINNNNNNNNINSGNSSSNNKNNSNGNNTAVRQIITTTTAAAAAVGGASTVVGVPLGGKITPIPIIGRKVALENNLNNMPKKLNNTITVSYAGGVPPIRPFVKVAGAIGSSQKPPVATSAGGGSSAGGGAGGAAGVKGNNSMMEAVQKLIAMNPEYLTSGIPNNVFQMIMQSMQRPPANPAPMQPVNSGSMAANAAAAAAAAAAHASAAAAAFVQQEEDEVDYEEMGVAETYADYWPAKLKLGKKHPDAVVETASLSSVEPCDVYYKLSLPHETINSGHLSALQLESITYASQAHDHLLPDGSRAGFLIGDGAGVGKGRTIAGIIYENYLKGRKKALWISVSNDLKYDAERDLSDIGATRIDVHALNKFKYAKISSDVNNNCKRGVIFSTYSALIGESNNKTGKYRSRFRQLLQWCGEDFEGLIIFDECHKAKNLCPVGSGKPTKTGQTVLELQQKLPKARVVYASATGASEPKNMAYMVRLGLWGQGTAFGNFNDFITAVERRGVGAMEIVAMDMKLRGMYIARQLSFKGVSFKIEEVPLSKEFRKIYDQSVELWVEAMQKFTEAAELIDAESRMKKTMWGQFWSSHQRFFKYLCIAAKVNHAVLVARESIKYGKCVVIGLQSTGEARTLDQLERDDGELTDFVSTAKGVFQSFVERHFPAPDRNRINRILGLYDETPSQLSIADSTSSLGNNNNNSSAAGGKRKGAASGGNDNGSSAAGGKSKKKKRSGSWQYSDSDDDEDTARKRARKRDGGVNSNSDSDEANSDDEFRSDLDDENEDDEDHDEDSDRRSVASDASSDFNPFFSGSDSDIDPWVNARSKKSTKKTQKKTKKKVKKDKEKEKQPKKEATPSSSGSTGGDASGSVTTAMSATVVAALNAAKTRKSQLSTQDKIQDLLQKKQELKGTVTPVGVNGVKLNYGPPPKDAIERACTMKEELLRKIERLGSRLPPNTLDQLIDELGGPDNVAEMTGRRGRVVQNDEGNIQYESRTESDVPLETLNITEKQRFMDGQKDVAIISEAASSGISLQSDRRVFNQRRRVHITLELPWSADRAIQQFGRTHRSNQVNAPEYIFLISDLAGERRFASTVAKRLESLGALTHGDRRATETRDLSQFNIDNKYGRQALETVMRTIMGYESPLVPPPTDYSGEFFKDIAGALVGVGIIVNSESHPGVLSLDKDYNNISKFLNRILGCPVDLQNRLFKYFTDTMTAIIQQAKRGGRFDLGIVDLGAAGENVTRCRLIRFVRKHATGVAPTEMHTVRVERGMIWQEAIDKYADLFNDNEGFYLSHQLRNQKRTAIMVVILEQQPARNSSSTSSTAADSDGGKKKKSRSKKEIMCQIYRPNTGLQVRHESLFELEKKYRKVASEEAEPHWTEQYDASVNTCSHAYWNGNCRNVSLGNDCEVGLRQRLYHVLAGSVLSVWGRVEHILNTRSNSKMQVIRMKTTEGEKIVGTLIPKSCFEPLVADLRSDSEKQEEFNY, from the exons ATG ACATCGAAAAAACGCAAAACCCTTTTGGAcggcgatgacgatgatgataatttTGATGAGGACGATTCGGGCTCCGATTTCGACGATGACGAGGATCCAGATCAAATAGAAGTGCCCG GTGGTGGTCGCGATCTTAACACCGCTGTTACCTACGCCCAAAATATCCGTAGCGGAGTGGGCGTGGTTACCAAGGGCGCTACACCCATACCCATTAGTGGCGCCAAAATTGTTATTGGCAATAATAATATCAAGCCAATATCGCTGTTGCGcatcaacaacaataataataacaacaatatcaacagtggcaacagcagcagcaacaacaaaaacaatagcaacgGCAACAATACCGCTGTGCGCCagataataacaacaacaacagcagcagcagcggcggtgGGCGGTGCGTCAACAGTTGTGGGCGTGCCACTGGGCGGAAAGATCACACCGATACCGATAATAGGCAGAAAAGTAGCACTAgagaataatttaaacaatatgCCAAAGAAACTGAATAACACGATAACGG TGAGCTATGCGGGCGGAGTGCCACCCATTCGGCCGTTCGTTAAGGTGGCCGGAGCAATCGGGAGCAGCCAGAAGCCGCCGGTGGCCACATCCGCTGGAGGTGGATCGTCTGCGGGTGGAGGAGCAGGTGGTGCCGCCGGCGTCAAGGGCAACAATTCGATGATGGAGGCGGTCCAGAAGCTGATCGCCATGAATCCCGAATACCTAACCAGCGGCATACCGAACAATGTATTCCAGATGATCATGCAGTCGATGCAGCGTCCGCCCGCGAATCCGGCGCCCATGCAGCCGGTGAATTCCGGTTCCATGGCGGCCAATGCAgctgcagcggcggcggcagcagcggcccACGCTtcagcggcagcggcggctTTTGTCCagcaggaggaggacgaggtgGACTACGAGGAGATGGGCGTGGCCGAGACCTATGCCGACTACTGGCCCGCCAAGT TGAAACTGGGCAAAAAGCATCCGGACGCCGTCGTGGAGACCGCCTCGCTGAGTTCAGTGGAGCCCTGCGATGTATACTACAAGCTGTCCCTGCCGCACGAGACGATAAACAGTGGACACCTGAGCGCCCTGCAGCTGGAGTCCATCACGTACGCCTCCCAGGCGCACGACCACCTGCTTCCGGACGGCAGTCGGGCCGGATTCCTCATCGGAGACGGCGCCGGCGTGGGCAAGGGTCGCACCATTGCCGGCATAATCTACGAGAACTATCTGAAGGGGCGCAAGAAGGCGCTGTGGATATCCGTGTCCAATGATCTCAAGTACGATGCCGAACGTGATCTCAGCGACATTGGAGCCACGCGGATCGATGTGCATGCCCTCAACAAG TTTAAGTACGCCAAGATAAGCTCTGATGTGAACAACAACTGCAAGCGGGGCGTGATCTTCAGCACATATTCGGCACTGATTGGCGAGTCCAACAACAAGACGGGCAAGTACCGATCGCGATTCCGCCAGCTGCTGCAATGGTGCGGCGAGGACTTCGAGGGTCTGATCATCTTCGACGAGTGCCACAAGGCCAAGAACCTGTGCCCCGTGGGCTCCGGCAAGCCCACGAAGACGGGCCAGACCGtgctggagctgcagcagaaGTTGCCCAAGGCTCGGGTGGTGTATGCATCCGCAACGGGTGCCTCCGAGCCCAAGAACATGGCCTACATGGTGCGACTGGGTCTCTGGGGCCAGGGCACGGCCTTTGGCAACTTTAATGACTTCATCACGGCCGTGGAGAGACG CGGTGTGGGTGCCATGGAGATCGTGGCCATGGACATGAAGCTGCGCGGCATGTACATTGCGCGCCAGCTGAGCTTCAAGGGCGTCAGCTTCAAGATCGAGGAGGTGCCGCTCTCGAAGGAGTTTCGCAAGATCTACGATCAGTCCGTGGAGCTGTGGGTGGAGGCCATGCAGAAGTTCACCGAGGCGGCCGAGCTGATCGATGCCGAGAGCCGCATGAAGAAGACGATGTGGGGCCAGTTCTGGTCGTCGCATCAGCGCTTCTTCAAGTACCTTTGCATCGCGGCCAAGGTTAACCACGCGGTGCTGGTGGCCCGCGAGTCCATCAAGTATGGCAAGTGCGTGGTCATCGGTCTGCAGTCCACGGGCGAGGCTCGCACATTGGATCAGCTGGAGCGGGACGACGGCGAGCTGACCGACTTTGTGTCCACGGCTAA AGGTGTCTTTCAGTCTTTCGTGGAGCGCCATTTTCCGGCGCCCGATCGCAATCGCATCAATCGCATTTTGGGCCTCTACGATGAGACACCCTCGCAGTTGTCCATCGCCGATTCCACCTCCAGTttgggcaacaacaacaacaactccTCGGCGGCTGGTGGCAAACGGAAAGGAGCAGCATCGGGTGGCAATGACAACGGATCCTCTGCGGCGGGTGGCAAGTCCAAGAAGAAGAAACGCAGTGGATCCTGGCAATATAGCGAtagcgacgacgacgaggacacGGCCAGGAAGCGCGCTCGAAAGCGGGATGGGGGCGTCAACTCCAACAGCGACAGCGACGAGGCGAACAGCGATGATGAGTTCCGCAGCGATCTGGATGACGAGAACGAGGACGACGAGGATCACGACGAGGACAGCGATCGGCGGAGTGTGGCCAGCGATGCCAGCTCCGACTTCAATCCCTTCTTCAGCGGCAGCGACAGTGACATCGATCCCTGGGTGAATGCGCGCAGCAAAAAGTCCACCAAGAAGACCCAGAAGAAGACCAAAAAGAAGGTGAAAAAGGataaggagaaggagaagcaGCCCAAAAAGGAGGCCACCCCATCGAGTTCGGGCTCAACCGGTGGCGATGCCAGTGGCAGTGTCACAACGGCCATGTCTGCCACCGTGGTGGCCGCTCTAAATGCGGCCAAGACCCGCAAGTCGCAGCTCTCCACGCAGGACAAGATCCAGGATCTGCTGCAGAAGAAGCAGGAGCTCAAGGGCACCGTCACGCCGGTGGGCGTCAATGGGGTCAAGCTGAATTACGGTCCGCCGCCCAAGGATGCCATCGAGCGGGCCTGCACGATGAAGGAGGAGCTTCTGCGCAAGATCGAGCGCCTGGGCTCCCGCCTGCCGCCGAACACGCTGGACCAGCTGATCGACGAGCTGGGCGGCCCGGACAACGTGGCCGAGATGACGGGTCGCCGCGGTCGCGTCGTGCAGAACGACGAGGGCAACATCCAGTACGAGTCCCGCACCGAATCGGACGTCCCGCTGGAAACGCTGAACATCACGGAGAAGCAGCGCTTCATGGACGGCCAGAAGGATGTGGCCATCATCTCGGAGGCGGCGTCTAGCGGCATTTCCCTGCAGAGCGATCGGCGCGTCTTCAACCAGCGGCGGCGAGTGCACATCACCCTGGAGCTTCCCTGGTCGGCCGACAGGGCCATCCAGCAGTTCGGACGTACCCATCGATCCAATCAG GTGAATGCTCCCGAGTACATCTTCCTCATCTCGGATTTGGCTGGTGAACGACGTTTCGCCTCGACGGTGGCCAAGCGTCTGGAATCGCTGGGCGCGCTCACCCACGGCGATCGCAGGGCCACGGAGACCAGGGATCTCTCCCAGTTTAATATCGACAACAAGTACGGTCGACAGGCCCTGGAGACGGTGATGCGCACCATAATGGGCTACGAGTCGCCGCTGGTGCCGCCGCCCACGGACTACAGCGGCGAGTTCTTCAAGGACATTGCCGGCGCTTTGGTCGGCGTGGGCATAATCGTGAACAGCGAGAGTCATCCGGGTGTACTCAGTCTGGACAAAGACTACAACAACATATCAAAGTTTCTCAATCGCATCTTGGGCTGTCCGGTGGATCTGCAGAATCGGCTGTTCAAGTACTTCACGGACACCATGACTGCGATTATCCAGCAGGCGAAGCGCGGCGGTCGCTTCGACCTGGGCATTGTGG ATCTGGGAGCTGCCGGCGAGAATGTGACCCGGTGCCGGCTCATTCGGTTCGTGCGCAAACATGCCACTGGAGTGGCGCCCACTGAGATGCACACGGTGCGAGTGGAGCGTGGCATGATCTGGCAGGAGGCCATTGATAA ATATGCCGATCTGTTCAATGACAACGAGGGCTTCTACCTGTCCCACCAGCTGCGCAACCAGAAGCGCACCGCCATCATGGTGGTGATCCTGGAGCAGCAACCAGCGCGCAACAGCAGCTCGACGAGCAGCACCGCCGCCGACTCGGATGGCGGCAAGAAGAAGAAGTCACGCAGCAAAAAGGAGATCATGTGCCAGATCTACCGACCGAACACCGGTCTCCAGGTGCGCCACGAGTCGCTGTTCGAGCTGGAGAAGAAGTATCGCAAGGTGGCCAGCGAGGAGGCGGAGCCCCACTGGACGGAGCAGTACGATGCGTCGGTGAACACCTGTTCGCACGCCTACTGGAACGGCAACTGCAGGAATGTGAGCCTGGGCAACGACTGTGAG GTGGGTCTGCGTCAGCGCTTGTACCACGTTCTGGCCGGATCCGTGCTCTCCGTTTGGGGTCGCGTGGAGCACATACTGAATACACGTTCCAATAGCAAGATGCAAGTGATACGGATGAAGACAACCGAGGGTGAGAAGATCGTGGGCACCTTGATACCCAAGTCCTGCTTCGAGCCGTTGGTGGCCGATCTGCGTAGCGATTCGGAGAAACAGGAAGAGTTTAACTACTAA
- the LOC128265049 gene encoding protein strawberry notch isoform X1 yields MTSKKRKTLLDGDDDDDNFDEDDSGSDFDDDEDPDQIEVPGGGRDLNTAVTYAQNIRSGVGVVTKGATPIPISGAKIVIGNNNIKPISLLRINNNNNNNNINSGNSSSNNKNNSNGNNTAVRQIITTTTAAAAAVGGASTVVGVPLGGKITPIPIIGRKVALENNLNNMPKKLNNTITAIGSPAARSSGNAAGSAGATSSYLNSLSTNELMNLAAYVAAKGSNAPPPPPPSTAANSVRSSPPGGNNPGGGNFYGGAAASTSASAANFNMAASLLAQMSYAGGVPPIRPFVKVAGAIGSSQKPPVATSAGGGSSAGGGAGGAAGVKGNNSMMEAVQKLIAMNPEYLTSGIPNNVFQMIMQSMQRPPANPAPMQPVNSGSMAANAAAAAAAAAAHASAAAAAFVQQEEDEVDYEEMGVAETYADYWPAKLKLGKKHPDAVVETASLSSVEPCDVYYKLSLPHETINSGHLSALQLESITYASQAHDHLLPDGSRAGFLIGDGAGVGKGRTIAGIIYENYLKGRKKALWISVSNDLKYDAERDLSDIGATRIDVHALNKFKYAKISSDVNNNCKRGVIFSTYSALIGESNNKTGKYRSRFRQLLQWCGEDFEGLIIFDECHKAKNLCPVGSGKPTKTGQTVLELQQKLPKARVVYASATGASEPKNMAYMVRLGLWGQGTAFGNFNDFITAVERRGVGAMEIVAMDMKLRGMYIARQLSFKGVSFKIEEVPLSKEFRKIYDQSVELWVEAMQKFTEAAELIDAESRMKKTMWGQFWSSHQRFFKYLCIAAKVNHAVLVARESIKYGKCVVIGLQSTGEARTLDQLERDDGELTDFVSTAKGVFQSFVERHFPAPDRNRINRILGLYDETPSQLSIADSTSSLGNNNNNSSAAGGKRKGAASGGNDNGSSAAGGKSKKKKRSGSWQYSDSDDDEDTARKRARKRDGGVNSNSDSDEANSDDEFRSDLDDENEDDEDHDEDSDRRSVASDASSDFNPFFSGSDSDIDPWVNARSKKSTKKTQKKTKKKVKKDKEKEKQPKKEATPSSSGSTGGDASGSVTTAMSATVVAALNAAKTRKSQLSTQDKIQDLLQKKQELKGTVTPVGVNGVKLNYGPPPKDAIERACTMKEELLRKIERLGSRLPPNTLDQLIDELGGPDNVAEMTGRRGRVVQNDEGNIQYESRTESDVPLETLNITEKQRFMDGQKDVAIISEAASSGISLQSDRRVFNQRRRVHITLELPWSADRAIQQFGRTHRSNQVNAPEYIFLISDLAGERRFASTVAKRLESLGALTHGDRRATETRDLSQFNIDNKYGRQALETVMRTIMGYESPLVPPPTDYSGEFFKDIAGALVGVGIIVNSESHPGVLSLDKDYNNISKFLNRILGCPVDLQNRLFKYFTDTMTAIIQQAKRGGRFDLGIVDLGAAGENVTRCRLIRFVRKHATGVAPTEMHTVRVERGMIWQEAIDKYADLFNDNEGFYLSHQLRNQKRTAIMVVILEQQPARNSSSTSSTAADSDGGKKKKSRSKKEIMCQIYRPNTGLQVRHESLFELEKKYRKVASEEAEPHWTEQYDASVNTCSHAYWNGNCRNVSLGNDCEVGLRQRLYHVLAGSVLSVWGRVEHILNTRSNSKMQVIRMKTTEGEKIVGTLIPKSCFEPLVADLRSDSEKQEEFNY; encoded by the exons ATG ACATCGAAAAAACGCAAAACCCTTTTGGAcggcgatgacgatgatgataatttTGATGAGGACGATTCGGGCTCCGATTTCGACGATGACGAGGATCCAGATCAAATAGAAGTGCCCG GTGGTGGTCGCGATCTTAACACCGCTGTTACCTACGCCCAAAATATCCGTAGCGGAGTGGGCGTGGTTACCAAGGGCGCTACACCCATACCCATTAGTGGCGCCAAAATTGTTATTGGCAATAATAATATCAAGCCAATATCGCTGTTGCGcatcaacaacaataataataacaacaatatcaacagtggcaacagcagcagcaacaacaaaaacaatagcaacgGCAACAATACCGCTGTGCGCCagataataacaacaacaacagcagcagcagcggcggtgGGCGGTGCGTCAACAGTTGTGGGCGTGCCACTGGGCGGAAAGATCACACCGATACCGATAATAGGCAGAAAAGTAGCACTAgagaataatttaaacaatatgCCAAAGAAACTGAATAACACGATAACGG CCATAGGCAGTCCGGCCGCCAGGAGCAGCGGCAATGCAGCTGGGTCGGCTGGGGCCACCAGCAGCTATTTGAACAGCCTCAGCACCAACGAACTGATGAACCTGGCCGCATACGTGGCCGCCAAGGGTAGCAACGCCCCACCGCCTCCGCCGCCATCGACGGCCGCCAATTCGGTGCGGAGTTCACCGCCGGGCGGCAACAATCCCGGCGGTGGCAATTTCTATGGCGGAGCGGCGGCGTCCACCTCAGCCTCTGCTGCTAATTTCAATATGGCCGCGTCTTTATTGGCGCAGA TGAGCTATGCGGGCGGAGTGCCACCCATTCGGCCGTTCGTTAAGGTGGCCGGAGCAATCGGGAGCAGCCAGAAGCCGCCGGTGGCCACATCCGCTGGAGGTGGATCGTCTGCGGGTGGAGGAGCAGGTGGTGCCGCCGGCGTCAAGGGCAACAATTCGATGATGGAGGCGGTCCAGAAGCTGATCGCCATGAATCCCGAATACCTAACCAGCGGCATACCGAACAATGTATTCCAGATGATCATGCAGTCGATGCAGCGTCCGCCCGCGAATCCGGCGCCCATGCAGCCGGTGAATTCCGGTTCCATGGCGGCCAATGCAgctgcagcggcggcggcagcagcggcccACGCTtcagcggcagcggcggctTTTGTCCagcaggaggaggacgaggtgGACTACGAGGAGATGGGCGTGGCCGAGACCTATGCCGACTACTGGCCCGCCAAGT TGAAACTGGGCAAAAAGCATCCGGACGCCGTCGTGGAGACCGCCTCGCTGAGTTCAGTGGAGCCCTGCGATGTATACTACAAGCTGTCCCTGCCGCACGAGACGATAAACAGTGGACACCTGAGCGCCCTGCAGCTGGAGTCCATCACGTACGCCTCCCAGGCGCACGACCACCTGCTTCCGGACGGCAGTCGGGCCGGATTCCTCATCGGAGACGGCGCCGGCGTGGGCAAGGGTCGCACCATTGCCGGCATAATCTACGAGAACTATCTGAAGGGGCGCAAGAAGGCGCTGTGGATATCCGTGTCCAATGATCTCAAGTACGATGCCGAACGTGATCTCAGCGACATTGGAGCCACGCGGATCGATGTGCATGCCCTCAACAAG TTTAAGTACGCCAAGATAAGCTCTGATGTGAACAACAACTGCAAGCGGGGCGTGATCTTCAGCACATATTCGGCACTGATTGGCGAGTCCAACAACAAGACGGGCAAGTACCGATCGCGATTCCGCCAGCTGCTGCAATGGTGCGGCGAGGACTTCGAGGGTCTGATCATCTTCGACGAGTGCCACAAGGCCAAGAACCTGTGCCCCGTGGGCTCCGGCAAGCCCACGAAGACGGGCCAGACCGtgctggagctgcagcagaaGTTGCCCAAGGCTCGGGTGGTGTATGCATCCGCAACGGGTGCCTCCGAGCCCAAGAACATGGCCTACATGGTGCGACTGGGTCTCTGGGGCCAGGGCACGGCCTTTGGCAACTTTAATGACTTCATCACGGCCGTGGAGAGACG CGGTGTGGGTGCCATGGAGATCGTGGCCATGGACATGAAGCTGCGCGGCATGTACATTGCGCGCCAGCTGAGCTTCAAGGGCGTCAGCTTCAAGATCGAGGAGGTGCCGCTCTCGAAGGAGTTTCGCAAGATCTACGATCAGTCCGTGGAGCTGTGGGTGGAGGCCATGCAGAAGTTCACCGAGGCGGCCGAGCTGATCGATGCCGAGAGCCGCATGAAGAAGACGATGTGGGGCCAGTTCTGGTCGTCGCATCAGCGCTTCTTCAAGTACCTTTGCATCGCGGCCAAGGTTAACCACGCGGTGCTGGTGGCCCGCGAGTCCATCAAGTATGGCAAGTGCGTGGTCATCGGTCTGCAGTCCACGGGCGAGGCTCGCACATTGGATCAGCTGGAGCGGGACGACGGCGAGCTGACCGACTTTGTGTCCACGGCTAA AGGTGTCTTTCAGTCTTTCGTGGAGCGCCATTTTCCGGCGCCCGATCGCAATCGCATCAATCGCATTTTGGGCCTCTACGATGAGACACCCTCGCAGTTGTCCATCGCCGATTCCACCTCCAGTttgggcaacaacaacaacaactccTCGGCGGCTGGTGGCAAACGGAAAGGAGCAGCATCGGGTGGCAATGACAACGGATCCTCTGCGGCGGGTGGCAAGTCCAAGAAGAAGAAACGCAGTGGATCCTGGCAATATAGCGAtagcgacgacgacgaggacacGGCCAGGAAGCGCGCTCGAAAGCGGGATGGGGGCGTCAACTCCAACAGCGACAGCGACGAGGCGAACAGCGATGATGAGTTCCGCAGCGATCTGGATGACGAGAACGAGGACGACGAGGATCACGACGAGGACAGCGATCGGCGGAGTGTGGCCAGCGATGCCAGCTCCGACTTCAATCCCTTCTTCAGCGGCAGCGACAGTGACATCGATCCCTGGGTGAATGCGCGCAGCAAAAAGTCCACCAAGAAGACCCAGAAGAAGACCAAAAAGAAGGTGAAAAAGGataaggagaaggagaagcaGCCCAAAAAGGAGGCCACCCCATCGAGTTCGGGCTCAACCGGTGGCGATGCCAGTGGCAGTGTCACAACGGCCATGTCTGCCACCGTGGTGGCCGCTCTAAATGCGGCCAAGACCCGCAAGTCGCAGCTCTCCACGCAGGACAAGATCCAGGATCTGCTGCAGAAGAAGCAGGAGCTCAAGGGCACCGTCACGCCGGTGGGCGTCAATGGGGTCAAGCTGAATTACGGTCCGCCGCCCAAGGATGCCATCGAGCGGGCCTGCACGATGAAGGAGGAGCTTCTGCGCAAGATCGAGCGCCTGGGCTCCCGCCTGCCGCCGAACACGCTGGACCAGCTGATCGACGAGCTGGGCGGCCCGGACAACGTGGCCGAGATGACGGGTCGCCGCGGTCGCGTCGTGCAGAACGACGAGGGCAACATCCAGTACGAGTCCCGCACCGAATCGGACGTCCCGCTGGAAACGCTGAACATCACGGAGAAGCAGCGCTTCATGGACGGCCAGAAGGATGTGGCCATCATCTCGGAGGCGGCGTCTAGCGGCATTTCCCTGCAGAGCGATCGGCGCGTCTTCAACCAGCGGCGGCGAGTGCACATCACCCTGGAGCTTCCCTGGTCGGCCGACAGGGCCATCCAGCAGTTCGGACGTACCCATCGATCCAATCAG GTGAATGCTCCCGAGTACATCTTCCTCATCTCGGATTTGGCTGGTGAACGACGTTTCGCCTCGACGGTGGCCAAGCGTCTGGAATCGCTGGGCGCGCTCACCCACGGCGATCGCAGGGCCACGGAGACCAGGGATCTCTCCCAGTTTAATATCGACAACAAGTACGGTCGACAGGCCCTGGAGACGGTGATGCGCACCATAATGGGCTACGAGTCGCCGCTGGTGCCGCCGCCCACGGACTACAGCGGCGAGTTCTTCAAGGACATTGCCGGCGCTTTGGTCGGCGTGGGCATAATCGTGAACAGCGAGAGTCATCCGGGTGTACTCAGTCTGGACAAAGACTACAACAACATATCAAAGTTTCTCAATCGCATCTTGGGCTGTCCGGTGGATCTGCAGAATCGGCTGTTCAAGTACTTCACGGACACCATGACTGCGATTATCCAGCAGGCGAAGCGCGGCGGTCGCTTCGACCTGGGCATTGTGG ATCTGGGAGCTGCCGGCGAGAATGTGACCCGGTGCCGGCTCATTCGGTTCGTGCGCAAACATGCCACTGGAGTGGCGCCCACTGAGATGCACACGGTGCGAGTGGAGCGTGGCATGATCTGGCAGGAGGCCATTGATAA ATATGCCGATCTGTTCAATGACAACGAGGGCTTCTACCTGTCCCACCAGCTGCGCAACCAGAAGCGCACCGCCATCATGGTGGTGATCCTGGAGCAGCAACCAGCGCGCAACAGCAGCTCGACGAGCAGCACCGCCGCCGACTCGGATGGCGGCAAGAAGAAGAAGTCACGCAGCAAAAAGGAGATCATGTGCCAGATCTACCGACCGAACACCGGTCTCCAGGTGCGCCACGAGTCGCTGTTCGAGCTGGAGAAGAAGTATCGCAAGGTGGCCAGCGAGGAGGCGGAGCCCCACTGGACGGAGCAGTACGATGCGTCGGTGAACACCTGTTCGCACGCCTACTGGAACGGCAACTGCAGGAATGTGAGCCTGGGCAACGACTGTGAG GTGGGTCTGCGTCAGCGCTTGTACCACGTTCTGGCCGGATCCGTGCTCTCCGTTTGGGGTCGCGTGGAGCACATACTGAATACACGTTCCAATAGCAAGATGCAAGTGATACGGATGAAGACAACCGAGGGTGAGAAGATCGTGGGCACCTTGATACCCAAGTCCTGCTTCGAGCCGTTGGTGGCCGATCTGCGTAGCGATTCGGAGAAACAGGAAGAGTTTAACTACTAA
- the LOC128265050 gene encoding 2-methoxy-6-polyprenyl-1,4-benzoquinol methylase, mitochondrial: protein MQGTRSTRLLSLARRFVHIRTAAQSARTTTGSGAERTKGAESTAGAEQTTHFGFQTVRESEKEQKVHEVFEQVANSYDMMNDAMSLGIHRVWKDVFVERLGPQHGMRLLDMAGGTGDIAFRYLRYLANQPNPQQRPSHVTVSDINQHMLDVGEERAKRLGLTTDRLPNSSVAWQCADAEKLPFQDDSFSAYTIAFGIRNCTHVDKVLAEAYRVLQPGGRFMCLEFSHLTNETMQWLYDQYSFQVIPPMGQLLAGQWQAYQYLVESIRRFPKQEHFKRMIEQAGFDQVSYENLTFGVVSIHSGFKL from the exons ATGCAGGGCACAAGGAGCACCCGCCTGCTGTCCCTGGCCAGGAGGTTCGTCCACATCCGGACGGCGGCGCAATCAGCCCGAACAACCACAGGATCAGGGGCGGAGAGGACTAAAGGTGCGGAATCCACGGCCGGAGCGGAGCAAACCACGCATTTCGGCTTCCAAACGGTCAGGGAAAGCGAAAAGGAGCAAAAGG TGCACGAGGTCTTCGAACAGGTGGCCAACTCATATGACATGATGAACGACGCCATGTCCCTGGGCATCCATCGCGTGTGGAAGGATGTGTTCGTGGAGCGACTGGGTCCGCAGCATGGGATGCGCCTCCTGGACATGGCCGGCGGCACCGGGGACATCGCCTTCCGCTACCTGCGCTACCTGGCCAACCAGCCCAATCCCCAGCAGCGCCCCAGCCATGTCACCGTCTCGGACATCAACCAGCACATGCTGGACGTCGGCGAGGAGCGGGCCAAGCGGCTGGGCCTCACCACCGACCGGCTGCCCAACTCCTCCGTCGCCTGGCAGTGCGCCGATGCCGAGAAGCTGCCCTTCCAGGACGACAGCTTCAGCGCCTACACCATCGCCTTCGGAATCAGGAACTGCACGCATGTGGACAAG GTTCTTGCCGAGGCGTATCGAGTGCTGCAGCCGGGCGGACGCTTCATGTGCCTGGAGTTCAGCCACCTGACCAACGAGACGATGCAGTGGCTGTACGACCAGTACTCCTTCCAGGTGATCCCGCCGATGGGCCAGCTGCTGGCCGGCCAGTGGCAGGCGTACCAGTACCTGGTGGAGAGCATCCGGCGGTTCCCCAAGCAGGAGCACTTCAAGCGGATGATCGAGCAGGCGGGCTTCGACCAGGTGTCCTACGAGAACCTCACCTTTGGCGTCGTCAGCATTCACTCCGGCTTCAAGCTGTGA